Proteins from a genomic interval of Physeter macrocephalus isolate SW-GA chromosome 21, ASM283717v5, whole genome shotgun sequence:
- the IRS4 gene encoding insulin receptor substrate 4, which produces MASCSFARDQATRRLRAAAAATAAALAEVATTPLLSSGTPTALIGTGSSCPGAMWLSTATGSRSDSESDEEDLPVGDEVCKRGYLRKQKHGHRRYFVLKLETADAPARLEYYENARKFRHSVRAAAAAAAAAASGAAVPALIPPRRVITLYQCFSVSQRADARYRHLIALFTQDEYFAMVAENESEQESWYLLLSRLILESKRRRCGTPGAQPDGEPAALAAAAAAEPPFYKDVWQVIVKPRGLGHRKELSGVFRLCLTDEEVVFVRLNTEVASVVVQLLSIRRCGHSEQYFFLEVGRSTVIGPGELWMQVDDCVVAQNMHELFLEKMRALCADEYRARCRSYSISIGAHLLTLLSTRRHLDMLPLEPGGWLRRSRFEQFCHLRAIGDGEDEMLLARRYITPSEPVPPSRRGRLHLPRARRSRRAISVPASFFRRVAPSPVRGPHPAEAPNEGACLSSEAPGSGSGNSGEEGNPQGKEDQEGNGGDYMPMNNWGSGNGRGSGGGQGSSGQGSSSQSSGGSQCSGRGHGSGGGQGSSGSQGSSGQGSGGQGAGGNQCSGDGQGTSGGHGSGSGQGAGGGHGSGRGQGSGDGHGSGRGKNSGGGKGSGSGKGSEGTGDHGKSLKKRSYFGKLTQSKQQQMPPPSPPPPPPAAATGGKGKSGGRFRLYFCADRGATKERKEAKEVKDTETPEGAARGPHRARAFDEDEDDPYVPMRPGVAAPLSSSSDYMPMAPQNVSVSKKRHSRSPFEDSRGYMMMFPRVSPPPAPSPTKAPDPDKEDDSKDNDSDSDYMFMAPGAGAIPKNPRNPQGGSSSKSWSSYFSLPNAFRSSPLGQSDHSEYVPMLPGKFLGKGLDKEASSNRGPKDVTSKPSVEGSFSKPRDEGLPSKRSGDGPPKNKTKRPNRLPFITKGNKIKPKPQKPTHEQKEADSASSYIKIDFPKRGSNMPAPCIQRLPGLRGIIADPRQFTFSNYVNVEFGVPFPNPANDLSDLLRAIPGANPFSLDGARWPLPPLPPSATGNSANEEEGDYIEVIFNPAMTPAVPFADSAIRYDAETGRIYVVDPFSECCMDISLSPSRCSEPPPVARLLLEEELERRRPQSRSQSFFAAARAAVSAFPTDSLERDLSASLAAAAAAAPTLAVSQALAAASALVAAPGVGAAAAGLEASAGSDSASVRWFQPAANAAGAEEVRGAQDVAGGSNPRAQNPSADFAGGNNRAGGAAAAAAAPPPSPGRGRAPRPPEQEDSDDDDTYVRMDFARPDNEKFDSPQRGW; this is translated from the coding sequence ATGGCGAGTTGCTCCTTCGCTCGCGACCAAGCGACAAGGAGACTGCGAGCTGCAGCAGCGGCAACAGCGGCAGCTCTAGCTGAGGTGGCGACCACCCCACTTCTTTCCTCGGGAACCCCGACCGCACTCATTGGGACCGGGTCGTCTTGTCCGGGAGCCATGTGGCTCTCCACGGCCACTGGCTCCCGGTCAGACTCCGAGTCCGATGAGGAGGACCTCCCCGTCGGGGACGAAGTCTGCAAACGCGGCTACCTGCGGAAGCAGAAGCATGGCCACAGGCGCTACTTCGTGCTCAAACTGGAGACCGCCGACGCCCCAGCTCGGCTGGAATACTACGAAAATGCCAGGAAGTTCCGGCACAGTGTCCGCGCCGCGGCGGCTGCAGCAGCGGCGGCTGCCTCTGGCGCCGCGGTCCCCGCGCTCATCCCACCGCGGCGCGTGATCACCCTGTACCAGTGCTTCTCGGTGAGCCAGCGAGCCGACGCAAGGTACCGACACCTCATCGCTCTTTTCACCCAGGACGAGTACTTCGCGATGGTGGCCGAGAACGAGTCGGAGCAAGAGAGCTGGTACTTGCTGCTCAGCCGCCTCATCCTCGAGAGCAAGCGCCGCCGCTGCGGCACGCCCGGCGCGCAGCCGGATGGAGAGCCGGCCGCACTGGCGGCTGCAGCGGCGGCGGAGCCACCCTTCTACAAAGATGTGTGGCAGGTAATAGTCAAACCCAGGGGGCTGGGGCACAGAAAAGAGCTGAGCGGCGTGTTCCGGCTCTGTCTTACCGACGAGGAGGTTGTGTTTGTGAGGCTAAATACCGAAGTGGCCAGCGTGGTTGTCCAGCTCCTGAGCATCCGTCGCTGCGGGCACTCGGAGCAGTATTTCTTCTTGGAAGTCGGCAGGTCCACCGTCATTGGTCCGGGGGAGCTCTGGATGCAGGTAGATGATTGTGTGGTGGCCCAAAACATGCACGAGCTGTTTTTGGAGAAGATGAGAGCCTTGTGTGCAGATGAATACAGAGCCCGCTGCCGCAGCTACAGCATCAGTATCGGCGCCCACCTGTTAACCCTGCTGTCCACTAGGAGGCATCTGGACATGCTGCCGCTCGAGCCCGGCGGCTGGCTCAGAAGGTCCCGCTTTGAGCAGTTTTGCCACCTCAGGGCCATTGGTGACGGGGAAGACGAGATGCTCCTCGCCAGGCGCTACATAACACCCAGTGAGCCTGTGCCCCCCTCCAGGCGAGGAAGACTGCACCTGCCCAGAGCGCGGAGATCCAGGAGAGCGATTTCAGTGCCAGCCAGCTTTTTTCGCCGCGTAGCACCCAGCCCTGTGCGTGGCCCGCACCCTGCAGAAGCCCCCAACGAGGGAGCTTGCCTGTCTTCTGAAGCACCTGGTTCCGGTTCTGGCAACTCCGGTGAAGAAGGCAATCCTCAGGGCAAAGAGGATCAGGAAGGAAACGGAGGTGACTATATGCCCATGAACAATTGGGGCTCCGGAAATGGCCGGGGCTCAGGAGGTGGACAGGGTTCAAGTGGCCAAGGCTCCAGTAGCCAGAGCTCTGGAGGAAGCCAGTGCTCGGGCAGGGGGCACGGCTCCGGAGGTGGCCAGGGCTCAAGTGGCAGCCAGGGCTCAAGTGGCCAGGGCTCCGGGGGCCAGGGTGCAGGAGGAAACCAGTGCTCAGGAGATGGCCAGGGCACCTCAGGTGGGCATGGCTCAGGCAGTGGCCAAGGAGCTGGAGGTGGGCACGGCTCAGGCCGTGGCCAAGGATCCGGAGATGGCCATGGCTCAGGCAGGGGCAAGAACTCTGGAGGGGGCAAAGGCTCAGGAAGTGGGAAAGGCTCCGAAGGCACTGGTGATCATGGGAAATCTCTGAAGAAAAGATCCTACTTTGGCAAATTAACTCAAAGTAAGCAACAGCAAATGCCACCAccttcaccacctccacccccgccAGCTGCAGCAACTGGTGGAAAAGGAAAGTCTGGGGGAAGGTTCCGACTTTATTTTTGTGCTGACAGAGGAGCCACAAAAGAACGCAAAGAAGCCAAAGAAGTTAAAGACACAGAGACCCCAGAAGGTGCAGCCCGGGGTCCCCACAGAGCCAGAGCTTTTGATGAAGATGAGGATGACCCATACGTGCCAATGAGGCCAGGGGTGGCTGCCCCTCTCTCAAGCTCCAGTGATTATATGCCAATGGCTCCTCAAAATGTCTCTGTGTCAAAAAAGCGCCACTCTCGATCACCTTTCGAAGATTCAAGAGGGTACATGATGATGTTTCCCAGAGTGAGCCCACCACCTGCACCAAGTCCTACAAAAGCACCTGATCCTGACAAAGAGGATGACTCAAAGGACAATGACAGTGACAGTGACTACATGTTTATGGCTCCTGGAGCTGGTGCAATtccaaaaaaccccagaaatccTCAGGGAGGCTCTTCCTCCAAAAGTTGGAGCTCCTACTTCTCTCTGCCAAATGCTTTTCGGAGCTCCCCATTGGGGCAGAGTGACCACAGTGAGTATGTACCAATGTTACCTGGAAAATTCCTGGGGAAGGGCCTAGACAAAGAAGCCTCATCTAACAGAGGCCCCAAAGATGTAACTTCAAAGCCTTCAGTTGAGGGGTCATTCTCAAAGCCTAGAGATGAGGGATTACCTTCCAAGCGTTCAGGTGATGGGCCCCCCAAGAACAAGACTAAGAGACCTAATCGACTTCCTTTtattacaaaaggaaataaaatcaagccAAAACCACAAAAGCCCACACATGAGCAGAAAGAAGCCGACAGCGCTAGTAGCTACATCAAGATTGACTTCCCTAAAAGAGGTAGCAATATGCCAGCTCCCTGTATTCAAAGACTGCCAGGTTTGCGGGGCATAATTGCCGACCCCAGACAGTTCACCTTTTCGAATTACGTGAATGTTGAGTTCGGAGTGCCATTTCCAAATCCAGCAAACGACCTCTCAGATCTTTTAAGAGCTATTCCAGGTGCCAACCCCTTCTCTCTGGACGGTGCTAGGTGGCCACTTCCGCCTCTTCCTCCCAGTGCTACAGGTAACAGTGctaatgaggaagaaggtgactACATTGAAGTGATTTTCAACCCAGCAATGACACCAGCCGTGCCTTTTGCTGACAGTGCCATTCGCTACGATGCTGAAACAGGTCGCATCTACGTGGTCGACCCATTTTCTGAGTGCTGTATGgacatttctctctcccccagccGCTGCTCTGAACCACCACCTGTAGCGAGGCTGCTGCTAGAAGAAGAGCTCGAGAGAAGACGCCCACAAAGCCGTTCGCAAAGTTTCTTTGCAGCTGCCAGAGCCGCCGTCTCTGCTTTCCCGACCGACAGCCTCGAGAGAGACCTCTCCGCCTCTTTAGCCGCGGCCGCGGCAGCCGCGCCAACCTTAGCCGTGAGCCAGGCTTTAGCCGCCGCCTCCGCCCTGGTCGCTGCCCCGGGCGTCGGCGCAGCCGCCGCGGGCCTCGAGGCCTCCGCGGGATCTGACTCTGCCTCCGTCCGCTGGTTCCAACCTGCTGCTAATGCTGCTGGTGCCGAAGAGGTAAGAGGCGCCCAAGACGTTGCGGGTGGCTCGAACCCCAGAGCCCAAAACCCATCGGCAGACTTTGCCGGAGGTAACAACAGAGCCGGCGGGGCTGCCGCTGCAGCCGCCGCTCCCCCTCCATCACCTGGCCGCGGCCGGGCGCCGAGACCCCCAGAGCAAGAAGATTCTGACGACGACGACACGTACGTGAGAATGGACTTTGCCAGACCTGACAACGAGAAGTTCGACTCTCCCCAAAGAGGTTGGTGA